From the bacterium genome, one window contains:
- the lnt gene encoding apolipoprotein N-acyltransferase, translated as MAVSAVGLGAFAFAPFPLRLLAFFALVPLFWTIRDARPGRAFLWGWLFGGLLFAAHLWWLWFLVVPVQPVTRFLLDIGVVLLFAYLGLYIAVFAWLTRRWGLWAAPLTWPLLEFIRTKSQIGFPWGLLGYTMTPYLPFIQPASIGGIYLVSAWLVLVNVLLYKLYATRFTPDAPDARRMLGPALALAAAFAAPLIFSALYIRPLKPWFNVAIVQPNVSPLDKGDWDSRSTIEGDLARLTLQSAATHPNLILYPETATLTDVTRASTVGNVVRGLADSLRTEIFTGSPLYDERRNSWHNGAVLIRPGEQPIKQRYYKNRLTPFSEKIPYSDELPILRKILGTADMGDWARGHDYTVFKWSGGTLSALICYEAIFPDYAREFTRRGSQLLAVVTNDGWFGRLVGAQQHAELAVLRTVENGVPMIRSANNGVSFIVDPYGRILKRTPLFVQTTLTGPVPRPIAPTLYRRYGDWFMLVCLLGLIAGSVARLVSARKARPQ; from the coding sequence CTGGCCGTCTCGGCTGTCGGCCTCGGCGCGTTTGCATTCGCGCCGTTCCCGCTCCGTCTCCTGGCCTTCTTTGCGCTGGTCCCGCTCTTCTGGACGATTCGGGACGCGCGGCCGGGACGTGCGTTCCTGTGGGGCTGGCTGTTCGGCGGGCTGCTCTTCGCCGCCCACCTCTGGTGGCTCTGGTTTCTGGTCGTGCCGGTCCAACCCGTCACGCGGTTCCTGCTGGATATCGGCGTGGTCCTGCTCTTCGCCTACCTCGGCCTGTATATCGCCGTATTCGCGTGGCTCACGCGCCGCTGGGGCCTCTGGGCCGCGCCGCTCACCTGGCCGTTGCTTGAGTTCATCCGCACCAAATCACAGATCGGTTTCCCCTGGGGCCTGCTCGGTTACACGATGACGCCGTACTTACCTTTCATCCAGCCCGCCTCAATCGGAGGCATCTACCTGGTATCGGCATGGCTGGTACTGGTGAATGTACTTCTGTACAAGCTCTACGCTACACGCTTCACGCCCGACGCTCCGGATGCGCGGCGCATGCTGGGTCCTGCCCTTGCGCTAGCCGCCGCCTTCGCCGCACCGCTCATCTTCTCAGCACTCTACATCCGGCCACTCAAACCGTGGTTCAACGTCGCCATTGTCCAACCGAACGTCTCCCCTCTCGACAAAGGGGACTGGGACTCGCGCTCCACCATCGAAGGGGACCTCGCCCGCCTCACCCTGCAATCGGCCGCAACCCATCCCAACCTGATCCTGTATCCTGAAACGGCAACGCTCACCGACGTAACGAGGGCGTCAACCGTCGGGAATGTGGTTCGCGGCCTGGCCGATTCGCTCCGTACCGAGATATTCACCGGCTCGCCCCTCTACGACGAACGCCGGAATTCCTGGCATAACGGCGCGGTGCTCATCCGGCCGGGCGAGCAACCCATCAAGCAGCGCTACTACAAGAATCGGCTGACCCCATTCTCGGAGAAGATACCGTACTCGGACGAGTTGCCGATACTCCGCAAGATACTCGGCACTGCCGACATGGGCGACTGGGCAAGAGGTCACGATTACACCGTATTCAAATGGTCGGGCGGCACGCTCTCGGCGCTCATCTGCTATGAGGCTATCTTCCCGGACTACGCGCGCGAGTTCACCCGCCGCGGTTCGCAACTCCTGGCGGTCGTGACCAATGACGGCTGGTTCGGCCGACTGGTCGGGGCGCAGCAGCACGCGGAACTGGCGGTCTTGCGCACAGTCGAGAACGGCGTGCCGATGATCCGGAGCGCCAACAACGGCGTCTCCTTCATCGTCGACCCCTACGGCAGGATACTCAAGCGCACCCCGCTGTTTGTGCAGACGACCCTTACCGGACCTGTCCCGCGCCCCATCGCGCCGACCCTCTACCGCCGCTACGGCGACTGGTTCATGCTTGTCTGTCTTCTCGGCCTCATTGCGGGCTCTGTTGCTCGACTGGTGAGCGCCCGCAAAGCCCGGCCGCAGTAG